One part of the Saprospiraceae bacterium genome encodes these proteins:
- a CDS encoding DEAD/DEAH box helicase family protein — MASNFFTNQGENTLYKKFVGVFEHMQNIEYFKSVIGYFRASGYFAIRKHFPADLKVKIIAGINVDPFIALAQKQGLLFNSNAKDTKQSFIESIQDDIINAKYGKNIEEGILQLIDDIASGRIEIRAHNSKKLHSKFYIFLSPNFNEHNPNGMVIMGSSNLSAQGLGLEDVEHNYEMNIELRDYENVMFADTEFEKLWLQSTPILPVDAPALIKKTYLEATPTPFELYVKFLIEFFGKNIEYDPDSISDIPLKKFKKLSYQVDAVNQGYELLLKYNGFFLADVVGTGKTVMAALLAKKFIINNGPKTKVLVVYPPTLEKNWKSTFKEFRIDEKCHFIANGSLNKIVEGDHNYSDKERYDLILVDEAHKFRNHRSQQFQNLQIICKSGRENIGNIEGFEKRVVLISATPLNNKPEDIYYLISLFQDIRNSGLSEPNLQKYFYPHIVRYKTLIQQTPLDLNAIQEIFTDIRDKVIKDITIRRTRTDLRRNERYAKDLIEQGIIFPKVADPFANQYQLSHQLAELFIDTANAIIDKNRVDFFRYQAIAYLTDEANAGTYQNAQTISRSLAFIMQTQLIKRLESSFYAFKKSLSKITSSTLQMIEMYERDNVFIAPDLDITDLLNKGYTDEEIEIEIFKIDDDKPKNKKFKQTDFKKGFIEGLKKDYEHLSILNEKWQAIEDHNDPKWNVFIDLFKTEYFDSTKNELGKLVIFTESADTLNYLTDRLKKETNYKVLSITSENRNKEFETIRENFDANYEGNFKHDFDIILTTDVLAEGINLHRANVIVNYDTPWNPTKLIQRLGRINRIGSKAHSIYNYNFYPSEQGDDRINLRQKSLAKLQSSHSTFGEDNKIYTLDEIIDQFRMFEEKEEDKDIRTEYLEWLRKFKEQNEEHFTAIKKMPLKIRCIRDGGGNEQSIAFVKNGDYKNIYLHTQNKSYPLPFEKAVKAFEAKKTEEGILPIPEIHYKQINHILNQFEKDITTPEMVGGKDDTSDVRTQTSVVRLSNWLSDTLSTEESKQAAINLLPLLKNGTYANLTNEVYKLRNEPNANKLELELIALSKKYTSKIKRTVKKDATPLEPKIIISETFV, encoded by the coding sequence AGAAGGTATTTTACAATTGATAGATGATATTGCTTCGGGCAGAATAGAAATAAGGGCACACAATTCAAAAAAGCTACATTCTAAATTTTATATTTTCCTTTCTCCAAATTTCAATGAGCATAACCCTAATGGTATGGTCATTATGGGTTCTTCCAATCTTTCTGCACAAGGTTTAGGCTTAGAAGATGTAGAACATAATTACGAAATGAATATTGAGTTGAGGGATTATGAAAATGTAATGTTTGCAGATACAGAGTTTGAAAAATTGTGGTTGCAAAGCACCCCAATACTTCCAGTAGATGCACCGGCATTAATTAAGAAAACGTATTTAGAAGCAACCCCTACACCCTTTGAGTTGTATGTAAAGTTTCTAATAGAATTTTTTGGTAAAAACATAGAGTACGACCCCGACAGTATCAGCGATATTCCACTGAAAAAGTTTAAAAAATTAAGCTATCAAGTTGATGCAGTAAATCAAGGGTATGAATTATTGCTTAAATACAATGGTTTCTTTTTAGCTGATGTAGTTGGTACTGGTAAAACAGTTATGGCAGCTTTGTTGGCAAAGAAATTCATTATCAATAATGGTCCTAAAACTAAAGTGTTGGTAGTATATCCGCCTACTTTGGAAAAGAACTGGAAAAGCACCTTTAAAGAATTTAGAATTGACGAGAAATGCCATTTTATTGCCAACGGCAGTTTGAATAAAATTGTGGAGGGCGACCACAATTACAGCGATAAAGAACGCTACGATTTAATATTAGTGGATGAAGCCCATAAATTCCGTAACCATAGAAGCCAACAGTTTCAAAACTTGCAAATCATTTGTAAGAGTGGCAGAGAAAATATAGGAAACATTGAAGGCTTTGAAAAAAGAGTAGTATTAATTTCTGCAACACCATTAAACAATAAACCCGAAGATATTTATTACCTCATTTCATTATTTCAAGACATTAGAAATAGTGGTTTGAGTGAACCCAATTTGCAAAAATATTTTTACCCTCATATTGTACGATACAAAACACTCATTCAGCAAACCCCATTAGACTTAAACGCTATACAGGAAATTTTTACGGATATAAGGGATAAAGTTATAAAGGACATTACCATCCGCAGAACAAGAACAGATTTAAGGCGTAATGAACGTTATGCAAAAGACTTAATAGAACAGGGCATTATATTTCCAAAAGTTGCTGATCCTTTTGCAAATCAATATCAGTTATCACACCAGTTGGCAGAATTATTTATTGATACAGCCAACGCTATTATTGATAAAAACCGAGTTGATTTTTTCCGCTATCAAGCTATTGCCTATTTAACGGATGAAGCCAATGCCGGTACTTATCAGAATGCACAAACCATTTCAAGGTCATTAGCATTCATTATGCAAACCCAGTTAATTAAGAGGCTGGAAAGCAGCTTTTATGCCTTTAAAAAATCACTAAGCAAGATTACTTCTTCAACCTTGCAAATGATAGAAATGTATGAAAGGGATAATGTTTTTATTGCACCAGATTTGGATATTACCGACTTGTTGAATAAGGGTTATACAGATGAAGAAATTGAAATTGAAATATTCAAAATTGATGACGATAAGCCCAAGAACAAAAAGTTCAAACAAACAGATTTCAAAAAGGGATTTATTGAAGGGCTGAAAAAAGACTATGAGCATCTTTCTATTTTAAACGAAAAATGGCAAGCCATTGAAGACCACAACGACCCTAAATGGAATGTGTTTATTGACTTGTTTAAAACAGAATATTTTGACAGCACTAAAAATGAATTGGGCAAACTGGTAATATTTACAGAAAGTGCCGATACCCTAAATTACCTTACTGATAGGCTCAAAAAAGAAACCAATTACAAGGTATTAAGCATTACTTCCGAAAATAGAAACAAAGAGTTTGAAACCATACGTGAAAACTTTGATGCCAACTATGAAGGAAATTTCAAACACGACTTTGATATAATACTCACTACCGATGTATTGGCAGAAGGTATCAACCTGCACAGGGCTAATGTAATTGTAAACTATGATACACCCTGGAACCCTACTAAATTAATTCAGCGTTTAGGGCGTATCAATCGAATTGGTTCAAAAGCACATTCTATTTACAATTATAATTTCTACCCTTCAGAGCAAGGCGATGATAGAATTAATTTAAGACAAAAATCATTAGCAAAACTGCAAAGTAGCCACAGCACTTTTGGAGAGGACAATAAGATTTATACACTGGATGAAATAATAGACCAGTTCCGAATGTTTGAGGAAAAAGAAGAGGATAAGGATATAAGGACAGAGTATTTAGAATGGCTTCGCAAGTTCAAAGAACAAAACGAAGAACATTTTACTGCTATTAAAAAAATGCCTTTAAAAATTCGCTGTATTCGTGATGGAGGTGGAAATGAACAAAGTATTGCATTTGTAAAAAATGGTGATTACAAAAACATTTACCTGCATACTCAAAATAAGTCTTACCCTTTGCCTTTTGAAAAAGCTGTAAAAGCATTTGAAGCCAAGAAAACGGAAGAGGGCATTTTACCAATTCCCGAAATCCATTACAAGCAAATCAATCATATTCTAAACCAGTTTGAAAAAGATATAACAACCCCTGAAATGGTAGGCGGTAAAGATGATACAAGCGATGTAAGAACGCAAACATCTGTAGTTAGATTAAGCAATTGGTTATCCGATACATTAAGCACAGAGGAAAGCAAGCAAGCTGCAATTAATTTATTGCCATTGCTTAAAAACGGTACGTATGCCAACCTTACAAACGAGGTTTACAAGCTGCGTAATGAACCCAATGCAAACAAGTTGGAATTAGAGCTTATTGCATTATCAAAAAAATACACTTCTAAAATAAAGCGTACAGTAAAAAAAGATGCTACGCCATTAGAACCGAAAATAATTATTTCAGAAACTTTTGTTTAA